A portion of the Chlamydia caviae GPIC genome contains these proteins:
- a CDS encoding type III secretion chaperone Slc1 → MSRQNAEENLKNFARELKLPDVAFDQNNTCILFVDGEFSLHLTYEEHSDRLYVYAPLLDGLPDNTQRKLALYEKLLEGSMLGGQMAGGGVGVATKEQLILMHCVLDMKYAETNLLKAFAQLFIETVVKWRTVCADICAGREPSVDTMPQMPQSGGPGGMQPPPAGIRA, encoded by the coding sequence ATGTCCAGGCAAAATGCTGAGGAAAATCTAAAAAATTTTGCTAGAGAACTAAAGCTTCCCGATGTAGCTTTTGATCAGAACAACACGTGCATTTTGTTTGTTGATGGCGAATTTTCCCTTCACCTTACTTATGAAGAGCATTCTGATCGTTTGTATGTCTACGCTCCCTTGTTAGATGGTTTGCCAGATAATACTCAAAGAAAATTAGCTTTATATGAAAAGCTTTTAGAGGGATCTATGCTTGGCGGGCAAATGGCTGGCGGCGGCGTTGGAGTTGCTACTAAAGAACAGCTCATTTTGATGCATTGCGTTTTAGACATGAAATATGCTGAAACAAATCTCTTAAAAGCATTTGCTCAGTTATTTATTGAAACTGTGGTAAAATGGCGAACCGTTTGTGCCGATATTTGCGCTGGTAGGGAGCCTTCTGTAGATACCATGCCTCAAATGCCACAATCCGGTGGTCCTGGTGGAATGCAACCTCCTCCTGCAGGCATTCGTGCGTAA
- a CDS encoding single-stranded DNA-binding protein, with translation MMFGYFVGYLGADPEERMTSKGKRVVVLRLGVKSRIGTKDETVWCKCNVWHNRYDKMLPYLKKGSGVIVAGDISVESYMSKDGTPQSSLVISVDTIKFSPFGRNESRSLSLLEESSAQTTSYDNVSLGFEGESLDAEAIADKDMYAGYGQGQQYVSEDVPF, from the coding sequence ATGATGTTTGGTTATTTTGTCGGTTATTTGGGAGCAGATCCTGAAGAAAGAATGACCTCGAAAGGTAAACGCGTGGTTGTATTGCGTCTAGGCGTAAAATCTCGCATAGGAACTAAAGATGAAACCGTATGGTGCAAATGTAATGTTTGGCATAACCGTTATGATAAAATGCTTCCTTATTTGAAAAAAGGGTCAGGGGTTATTGTCGCTGGAGATATCTCTGTAGAAAGTTACATGAGCAAAGATGGAACTCCACAGTCGTCTTTAGTCATTAGTGTTGATACCATTAAATTTAGTCCTTTTGGAAGAAACGAGTCGCGTTCTCTATCACTACTTGAAGAGAGCTCAGCCCAAACAACATCGTATGATAACGTTTCCTTAGGATTTGAAGGGGAAAGTTTGGATGCTGAAGCAATAGCGGATAAAGATATGTATGCCGGCTATGGTCAAGGTCAGCAATATGTATCAGAAGATGTGCCTTTTTAA